A portion of the Calothrix sp. 336/3 genome contains these proteins:
- a CDS encoding DUF5615 family PIN-like protein encodes MKLLLDQGLPRSAAELLRGVGIDTIHVAEIGMFEAEDGEIILRARTDERTVVTLDADFHTLLALNQAISPSVIRIRIERLRAKELTELLLRVIAECEQELEGGATVTVESTRIRIRRLPLLPHI; translated from the coding sequence ATGAAACTGTTGCTTGATCAGGGTTTACCGCGCTCTGCGGCAGAATTATTACGCGGTGTTGGTATTGATACTATTCATGTTGCCGAAATCGGCATGTTTGAAGCTGAAGATGGAGAAATTATCCTCAGAGCTAGAACAGATGAACGTACTGTTGTAACTCTAGATGCGGATTTTCATACATTACTAGCATTGAATCAAGCAATCTCTCCCTCCGTTATTCGCATTCGTATCGAAAGATTACGTGCCAAAGAATTAACAGAGTTATTACTGAGAGTTATTGCTGAATGCGAACAAGAATTAGAGGGAGGTGCAACCGTGACAGTTGAGTCAACTCGAATTCGTATTCGTCGTCTACCATTGTTACCTCATATCTAG
- a CDS encoding DUF433 domain-containing protein, which translates to MKIDRITSNPSQMNGQPCIRNLRLTVRRVIELLATYPDRQELYQEFPELEEEDIQQALIFTSSYLDDRVIELPQHYETVA; encoded by the coding sequence ATGAAAATAGATCGTATTACTAGCAATCCCAGTCAAATGAATGGGCAACCCTGTATTCGTAATTTGCGGTTGACAGTGCGTCGGGTAATTGAGTTATTGGCAACTTATCCTGATCGACAGGAGCTATATCAAGAGTTTCCAGAATTAGAAGAAGAAGATATCCAACAAGCTTTAATTTTTACCTCTTCCTATCTCGACGATCGCGTGATTGAATTACCTCAGCATTATGAAACTGTTGCTTGA
- a CDS encoding Uma2 family endonuclease — protein sequence MTLAKSTNSLIPPLENGDRLTRGEFERRYHTMSDVKKAELIEGMVYMASPVRARKHGKPHAMVMTWLGNYWQVTPGIELLDNPTVRLDADNEPQPDACLRMEEIVGGRSRITEDDYIEFAPELIVEIAASTASYDLHDKKQVYRRNQVQEYVVWRVIDSAVDWFSLQEGLYVNLPVDADGIIRSRVFPGLWLAVADLLAGNLPQLIAGLNQGLASSEYQDFRQSLGAKITGDRS from the coding sequence ATGACTCTTGCCAAATCAACGAATTCCTTGATTCCTCCATTAGAAAATGGCGATCGCCTCACCCGTGGAGAATTTGAGCGACGCTACCACACAATGTCTGATGTTAAGAAAGCTGAATTAATTGAAGGAATGGTTTACATGGCATCTCCTGTACGCGCTCGCAAACATGGTAAACCCCATGCGATGGTAATGACTTGGTTAGGTAATTATTGGCAAGTCACACCCGGTATCGAGTTACTAGATAACCCTACGGTGCGCTTGGATGCGGATAACGAACCTCAACCAGATGCTTGTTTGCGGATGGAGGAAATAGTGGGAGGGCGATCGCGCATTACAGAAGATGATTATATTGAATTTGCGCCGGAATTAATTGTGGAAATTGCTGCTAGTACAGCTTCCTATGATTTACACGATAAAAAGCAAGTATATCGTCGCAATCAGGTACAGGAATATGTAGTATGGCGGGTGATAGATTCTGCGGTGGATTGGTTTAGTTTACAAGAGGGATTATATGTAAATTTGCCAGTGGATGCAGACGGAATCATTCGTAGTCGTGTATTTCCAGGTTTATGGTTAGCAGTTGCAGATTTGCTAGCAGGAAATTTACCTCAATTAATTGCAGGATTAAATCAAGGATTAGCAAGCTCTGAATATCAAGATTTTCGCCAATCCCTAGGAGCAAAAATAACTGGCGATCGCTCTTAA